Sequence from the Paenibacillus tundrae genome:
ATTTGGGTGATTACGCCGTTCTGTACGAGCACCTCAGTTGGTGTGGTGGAAGGGTCGTTTGGACGTTTATCCGAAATCCAGGCTGGTGTATAAATATACATGGAGTTCGCATGACTGTATTTCACCGCGCCGGATTCAACTGTATAATCCTCTTTATTTATCCCACGCAGAGCGAAGGTTGAACCATCACTTGCTTTTACCGAGCCATCAAAAGAATATTCATCAATCATCGGCTTGCCATCTTTGGTTACCGTGAGAGCATACATGCCTGACAGTTCAGAAGGAGTAGAGATCAGAACGCCATCCGATACTTGTCCACCAATGGGTGCCAGCTCTCCTGATACGTTGAAATAATCGCCATTTACCGCGGCAACTGCTTCATTTTCCTTCGCCATGCCACCTGTGCTCTGTTTCGTGTTCAGCGTACCGCCTTTACCTGTCATCACATCTAGCTTCACATACGGATTCTGTAGATCCACTTGGATAACGTCGGCCAGGACATTCACCTTAGAGCCCGAGCGTGTCGTTGTATATCTGTATTTCATTAGCTTCGCACCGGAAGTGAGAATCTCTTCTCCCAGCTTCGTTGTATTTGTAGATGCCGCTGCAGCCACGGATTGCCATGAGGTTCCAGACAAGACCTGTTGTCCTACATCCATAACCGGTGCAATCCAGATTACGCCTGCCAGCGTCACGATCATCCATTTTTTCGCCTTACTACCCTTAACGTCTACCAGCTGTTTCTCGTGTTTCCCCAGCATGTTCGAAACGTCTCTCCCATCTTGTATATCAATCTTAGAGATTGCACCTCTCTACCACTATGCAGAAAAAGGCTAGATCTCTAGCATACTCTTCTATTAATAGACTTCTATTTCAGGAAAAAGTTACGCCCATCATCAAGATTGAGGGTTATATTGGAATTCAAAAAAGCTGCCGCCTGTGAATTACAGACAGCAGCTTCAACGAATTGCTTAGATTTCTTTTAGAATGTACTTTATAATGGCACACATAAAGATACCTTAAGGCTTGTTTTGTTCTATTTAGATATCCTTACATAGTCATCTAAATCCTCTTTACATTCCATTTTTTCAATTCAAGAGTATCCACCTAATCCCGCCTTTAATTAATTGTAAAGGAATTTGTTTAGATACATTCTGTGTGCTCAATTCGTCCAACAATTCAACATGCTATGTTTTTATATTTGATTCCTTGAAATAGCACTTTATCTTAGGTAATACGCTATCTCTAAAGTCTGTTTTCTGATCATAGACACATAGAACTGGTGAATCGTCATCTTCGATCATAAACATTAAATAATCAAACTGAGCCAAAGCTGCATCTTTAGGTAATATGATACATCTAAAGAAATTGTCAATCTGCATAGCACGCTTAATTTCAACTTCAGTTTTAGTTCTATACCAAACGATATTGTTAACATAGCCCAGATTTTCTCCAGGAAAAATCCATTCATCGCTCACAATCATTTGATTCGTATTGATGAAATGCTTGTTTCCTTCTGATTCTTCTTCTAAATTGCTTTCAATATACGCGAATAAAACTTCATTATTTTCTGTGCAACAATTAAAAATCATGGATGAAGCGTCGTCATAATCAACTTTATGAAAGTTTTTGAAATAAATATAGCTCAATATGCCCCTCCTAAGTATCCTATTTTCAAGTAAAAAGAACACCTCAAGAAATGTGTTTTCTTGAAGTGTTCCTATTAATTACTCACCTTTAACCCCAACTCTGGATGAGTAACATTGTTGTTAATACGTTAATCTATACCTTTTATAAATACCCTAACTTATCCAATACACGCTTCAACATTACTGCTGCTTGTGCACGCGTCGCATTGCCTTGGGGCTCGAATGTTCTCGAAGTCATCCCTTGAATGATTCCCTCCTGCACCGCTTTGGCAACAGAATCCTTGGATTGGATTTTCTTGTTGTCATTGAACTTCGATAAAATAGACGTCGATGAAGAGTTCAGCACCGTCTGCTGGCCTCCGTAATTCAAGGCACGAACCATCATGATGGCCATCTGTTCACGAGTAATTGGACGATCTGGCTTGAACGTACCATCGGTATTACCTGTAATAATTCCTGCTTCAGCAGCAGCACCGATATAGGCACTTGTGATACTTCCACTACGAACGTCAGGAAAACGACTTGCAGCGTTTGGTTCTCCGCTTAATCCTAGTCCTCTAGCAACTAATTCAGCGAACTCTGCACGTGAAATGTTCTCATTTGGACGGTAGTAGGAACCATTGGGTGCACTAATAATCCATTTAGCTGAAAGTTCCTTAATGACCTCACTTGCCCAGTGTGAAGCTGTATCCGGATAACTCACAACGTTATTAATTGGAACGATCTCCTGGTTGCCGCTTAGTTGTCCTTGAATCACTACTCCACTAGCAATATTTTTGAAGGAGCTAGGCACATTTGAAAGTTTAAACGTCACTGGATCAACAAAGGCAAATCCAGACGTTAAGCTAGGCGTGTTAGCAGCCAGCTGCATCGCCAATTGGCTTTTAACTTTTTGCTCTACACGCTGATTATTCGTTCCACTACTAGCAAATGCATAGACATCTGTAGAGTTAGCTAGCTTCTGCGCTCTTGCGCTTGCAATCAAACCTTCCATTGTTCCCGATGAAGTAACAGGAACCGTTTCTAATTGAATATAGAAGGATGGAGCCGCTGCGCCTGTGGCTGCGCTTGTGTTAATCGGTGTAATTACTGTAGAAGCCCCAATCGTCCCCAGGCTCCGGCTCATTGCTGCCAGATCCAGATTAGCTAGTGGCACCGTCCAGAGACGATCACCATATTTTACACCAATCGTACCTGTACGATAGCTTGTAGCCACCTGTGTCAGTGCATTCAATGGGAATCCAACGAACGCAGAGGACTCACTATCTGGAATCTCAAACACAATCGGTTGATTCAATTTCCCTGAAGCAGAAGCATATTCAAAGGACTGAATCAATTTCGTTCCATCCACATTGAACTGTCGCGTAGAGCGGTTAAAATGAGACATCGCAGGTACAGCAGAGGCTGTATTGTTATTCATTACAAGTAACGGCTGACCATAGTTTGATGTATCCATTTCCGTCACCCAAACCGGACGGCTTCCCGTCTGATTGTTATTGACGTTAGTATTGGTCGTCTGTTGCAATGTAAGCGGCCCAAACGCCGGTACAGTTACACTAGATGCATCCCGGATTGGGACAGCTCCAGGTACATAACTTACCGTTCCCGTCTGTGTAGTTGTGGTTGATCCTGTCCCAATAGTTGACGTATCTAATTTCAATGTCACCACCGAGCCAGTAGCTGTAGCTGATAATATCGTTGCAGTTGAACTATTCACTACTACACTGAACTGAGGCAATGTTAATGCCGCCTCTGCTTGGATTGCATCACGGAAGTTAATCTGAACCGTGTCTCCCTGAATCGTAGCTGACAGGATTTTGCCGTTACCGTACGTATATGTGACTGGCGTGAGATTCAGATATCCTGCAGGGTTATTATTCAAATCCGTTAAGCGTAATGAACCAGGTACATAAGATAATGAAATATTTTGAGTTTCCTTCACAGCCGAAGCCAGTGTCAACGTAACCAGATCATCCTCGATCACCGAATCATTAACGTAGACCGGCTTGCCATCGACTAGAACAGAATACTGGCTATTCGCTGGTTTGTTCGTTGTACTCAATGGTTCATTGTAACGAATCCATAATTTGTTACCACTGACCTCTGCACTCTTGAACTCAGGTGGTTTGGTATCAATCGAGTTACGGACATAGAAACCGCTGAAGCCAGCAAGAGCTTGTCCACGTGTATCTTTTACAGGCCATGCGCCTGGTGTGTATGCCACACGAACCACTTCACCATCCGTAATAGAACGACTGAGATTCAAGGTTACAACTGAACTTCCGTTAATAGAGATGCTATTGATGCCTACATTAGACTGATCTGCTGTTACACTGAATTGTCTCGCTGCATCACTTGAAGTAATATACACCGTCTCAGGGTAATACAACGTAATGGTACTATAGTATGCATTTCCTTCACGCGGCTTAGACATAACGGAGTCTAACCCGTTCTCTACATCTCGAGCGCCAAATGCAGGGGCAGCATTAGAAGACTGGTCGGTCACGCGATTGCCAGTTGTGCCAGGGGCATAAGCAATCCGTACAACCTGTCCTACTGCTACTCCCGTGCCCAGTACAACATACACACTGTCACCTGAGATGTACGTGGTGCTGACACTCCGATTTTCTCCGTTCACCGTAACCGTATAGCTACTGCTTAATGGGCTGGTGCTGCTAAGCCACTTGTCATACGTAAGACGAATCGTTGAATTGTCGTGCATCTTAGACGTTTTCAGCACAGGTGCTGTTGTATCTCTGCTTATTGTTTTGAATGCCCATGAGGTTG
This genomic interval carries:
- a CDS encoding S-layer homology domain-containing protein, with the translated sequence MNLNRIARKGLLGILIVMLTAQGWLTGWSGVEQATYAAGELTNRGIVNTVPGVNAKNVDGSTPLVIEFARPVQKATGTVAIKRVNDDTEVASIPVSSNQVIIGTTGPITSPAVPPTEDDSTTTPATGQFVTITLGSSVTIPGGKYYVQIDSGAFVYTDSAEPAAFAGLNKEWTFDTDGVGTASITNKTPQNAAFGVTPASNVSMTFDKPVVAGAGTLQIFQGNATGTPFEEIAIGSSLIKGLGTRTITIDPVKNFNSNNTYYIVMPEGFLRDQQGNDISAISGMDWGFTVQSDPTALTVTSLSPTNGTTNAALNSTLTATFSKELDPTYRGQITLKKANGTTVASTTTFSSNNRQLIVTPTSTLENNTNYVVDIPANTFRDQAGNTFAGLNGSTSWAFKTISRDTTAPVLKTSKMHDNSTIRLTYDKWLSSTSPLSSSYTVTVNGENRSVSTTYISGDSVYVVLGTGVAVGQVVRIAYAPGTTGNRVTDQSSNAAPAFGARDVENGLDSVMSKPREGNAYYSTITLYYPETVYITSSDAARQFSVTADQSNVGINSISINGSSVVTLNLSRSITDGEVVRVAYTPGAWPVKDTRGQALAGFSGFYVRNSIDTKPPEFKSAEVSGNKLWIRYNEPLSTTNKPANSQYSVLVDGKPVYVNDSVIEDDLVTLTLASAVKETQNISLSYVPGSLRLTDLNNNPAGYLNLTPVTYTYGNGKILSATIQGDTVQINFRDAIQAEAALTLPQFSVVVNSSTATILSATATGSVVTLKLDTSTIGTGSTTTTQTGTVSYVPGAVPIRDASSVTVPAFGPLTLQQTTNTNVNNNQTGSRPVWVTEMDTSNYGQPLLVMNNNTASAVPAMSHFNRSTRQFNVDGTKLIQSFEYASASGKLNQPIVFEIPDSESSAFVGFPLNALTQVATSYRTGTIGVKYGDRLWTVPLANLDLAAMSRSLGTIGASTVITPINTSAATGAAAPSFYIQLETVPVTSSGTMEGLIASARAQKLANSTDVYAFASSGTNNQRVEQKVKSQLAMQLAANTPSLTSGFAFVDPVTFKLSNVPSSFKNIASGVVIQGQLSGNQEIVPINNVVSYPDTASHWASEVIKELSAKWIISAPNGSYYRPNENISRAEFAELVARGLGLSGEPNAASRFPDVRSGSITSAYIGAAAEAGIITGNTDGTFKPDRPITREQMAIMMVRALNYGGQQTVLNSSSTSILSKFNDNKKIQSKDSVAKAVQEGIIQGMTSRTFEPQGNATRAQAAVMLKRVLDKLGYL